A stretch of Oncorhynchus gorbuscha isolate QuinsamMale2020 ecotype Even-year linkage group LG24, OgorEven_v1.0, whole genome shotgun sequence DNA encodes these proteins:
- the sfrp2 gene encoding secreted frizzled-related protein 2, with translation MNYNILSIIWAITLPACMAIHGLYNFGQPELFYKKNNCKPIPANLVLCHDIEYTEMRLPNLLGHETMNEVLQQASSWIPLVQKQCHPDTRKFLCSLFAPVCLDDMDEPIQPCRSLCESVKHGCAPVMSAFGFPWPDMLDCERFPPDNDLCIPPAGIDHFMPVTKEVPRVCDACKEKEENDNEIVDNLCKNDFALKIKVKEISYMNGDTKIVPETKSKTIYKLSGVTERDLRKTVLWLKDGLQCVCDEMNDINASYLVMGQKMDGHLVITSLKRWQRGQREFKRISRSIRKLQC, from the exons ATGAATTACAACATTCTGTCCATAATATGGGCGATAACATTACCTGCGTGCATGGCAATCCACGGATTATACAATTTCGGTCAACCCGAGTTATTCTACAAAAAGAATAACTGCAAACCAATCCCGGCCAATCTTGTCCTGTGCCATGACATCGAATACACCGAGATGCGCCTCCCGAACCTTCTCGGGCACGAGACAATGAACGAGGTTTTGCAGCAAGCCTCTTCGTGGATTCCACTGGTCCAGAAGCAGTGTCACCCCGACACGAGGAAGTTTCTTTGCTCTCTCTTTGCACCGGTCTGTCTGGACGATATGGACGAGCCTATCCAGCCGTGCAGGTCGTTGTGTGAGAGCGTCAAACACGGTTGCGCACCGGTGATGTCCGCGTTCGGGTTCCCGTGGCCAGATATGCTTGACTGCGAGCGCTTCCCGCCGGACAATGACCTGTGTATCCCTCCAGCGGGCATCGATCATTTCATGCCAGTCACCAAAGAAG TGCCCAGAGTGTGTGACGCCTGCAAGGAAAAGGAGGAAAACGACAATGAAATAGTTGACAACCTGTGCAAAAATGACTTCG CCCTGAAGATCAAGGTAAAGGAGATCTCCTACATGAACGGCGACACCAAGATCGTGCCCGAGACCAAGAGCAAGACCATCTACAAGCTGAGCGGCGTGACTGAGCGCGACCTGCGCAAGACGGTGCTCTGGCTCAAGGATGGCCTGCAGTGCGTGTGCGACGAGATGAACGACATCAACGCCTCCTACCTGGTCATGGGCCAGAAGATGGATGGCCACCTGGTGATCACCTCGCTCAAGCGCTGGCAGCGGGGTCAGCGTGAGTTCAAGAGGATCTCGCGCAGCATCCGCAAGCTGCAGTGCTAA